From Rutidosis leptorrhynchoides isolate AG116_Rl617_1_P2 chromosome 3, CSIRO_AGI_Rlap_v1, whole genome shotgun sequence, a single genomic window includes:
- the LOC139898665 gene encoding squamosa promoter-binding-like protein 9, with protein sequence MEMGGSSSSEPHLLKIGLKFGQKIYFEDAGGVGDETKSVNGLSPVTGGGGGGPVKKGRTSGGSGGVQGGLQPPRCQVEGCNLDLSDAKTYYSRHKVCGAHSKTPKVIVNGLEQRFCQQCSRFHQLPEFDQGKRSCRRRLAGHNERRRKPTSGTLLSARYGTIPSSIFESNGNSGGFLMDFSSCGSRGRVHWPANPRVATVTENLPPLPWQSNLDNPPPYINPNHVPPGGGGCFNGGGGVQDSNCALSLLSNHSSASRPQHEYYVNPDAQHMVQPPTGTVVHGHGQGHGQNSTVAPNAWSYDPNEAHLGLGQIQQSSYVEHGLGQQGARRYYTPADNTEWPL encoded by the exons ATGGAAATGGGTGGTTCTAGTTCTTCTGAGCCACACTTGTTGAAAATTGGTTTAAAATTTGGGCAAAAAATATATTTTGAAGATGCTGGTGGTGTTGGAGATGAGACCAAATCAGTAAATGGGTTGTCTCCGGTgactggtggtggtggtggtgggccaGTGAAGAAGGGGCGGACTAGTGGTGGTTCCGGTGGGGTCCAGGGTGGTTTGCAACCACCAAGGTGCCAGGTGGAAGGGTGTAATCTGGATCTGAGTGATGCTAAAACATATTATTCAAGGCATAAAGTGTGTGGTGCTCATTCAAAGACTCCAAAGGTTATTGTTAATGGACTTGAACAGAGGTTTTGCCAACAGTGCAGTAG GTTTCATCAGCTCCCAGAGTTTGATCAGGGGAAAAGAAGCTGTCGTAGGCGATTGGCGGGCCACAATGAACGAAGGAGGAAACCGACATCTGGAACATTGCTATCTGCTCGTTACGGAACTATCCCATCTTCTATCTTCG AAAGCAATGGCAATTCTGGAGGATTCTTGATGGACTTTTCGTCATGCGGCTCAAGAGGACGGGTTCACTGGCCGGCTAACCCAAGAGTAGCAACCGTAACCGAAAACTTACCGCCGCTACCATGGCAGAGCAACTTGGACAACCCACCACCTTACATCAACCCGAACCACGTGCCACCTGGCGGTGGAGGATGTTTTAACGGCGGCGGTGGCGTTCAAGATTCCAATTGTGCTCTCTCTCTTCTGTCAAATCACTCATCAGCTTCAAGACCCCAACATGAGTACTATGTCAACCCTGATGCACAACACATGGTTCAACCACCAACTGGGACCGTAGTTCATGGTCATGGTCAAGGTCATGGTCAAAACTCAACGGTGGCACCTAATGCTTGGAGTTACGACCCTAATGAAGCTCATCTTGGTTTGGGTCAAATCCAACAGTCAAGTTACGTTGAGCACGGGCTTGGTCAACAGGGAGCGAGGCGATATTACACCCCTGCTGACAATACTGAGTGGCCACTTTGA
- the LOC139898666 gene encoding outer envelope pore protein 16-3, chloroplastic/mitochondrial-like, whose translation MDTTDPRYLEEEDSSLTKTMKGAAYGFAAGTIWGTVVATWLDVPRVERNVALPGLIRTLKMMGNHGLTFAAIGGVFIGVEQLTQNYRMKRDFVNGTVGGAVAGATILGFKGKSISTAISAGAALAATAAAIDVGGQTTRMDTGKEYYPYTTKKRVDAAN comes from the exons ATGGATACTACCGATCCTAGATACTTGGAGGAAGAAGATTCGTCATTGACGAAAACTATGAAGGGTGCAGCTTATGGTTTTGCTGCTGGAACAATTTGGGGTACTGTAGTTGCTACTTGGTTAGATGTGCCTCGTGTTGAGAGAAACGTTGCTTTACCTGGTTTGATCAGGACCTTGAAAATGATGGGTAACCATGGGTTGACTTTTGCTGCTATTGGTGGGGTTTTTATTGGCGTAGAGCAATTGACGCAGAACTATAGAATGAAGAGAGATTTTGTTAATGGAACTGTTGGTGGGGCCGTTGCTGGTGCCACTATCCTCGGGTTTAAAG GTAAGAGTATCTCAACAGCAATATCTGCTGGAGCTGCACTTGCAGCTACAGCTGCCGCAATTGATGTTGGTGGGCAGACGACAAGAATGGATACTGGTAAGGAGTACTACCCTTATACTACCAAGAAACGGGTTGATGCCGCCAATTGA
- the LOC139898668 gene encoding rhodanese-like domain-containing protein 9, chloroplastic, protein MAGISNCCSYALSSRSNLGTFPLRFNKSHHSGTTRIFRTSLKINAEIEYVNAEDAKRLISDEGYSIVDVRDKSQYERAHIKSCRAHIKSCKHVPLFIENTDNDPGTIVKRQLHNNFSGLFYGLPFTKPNPEFVQSVKSQFSPDSKILVVCQEGLRSAGAANKLEAAGFQNIACITSGLQSVQPGLFDVEGSIELKDAGKAGLVQVQGKISAVLGTVLICAYLFITFFPDQAEKILALVPSS, encoded by the exons ATGGCGGGGATCAGTAACTGTTGCTCCTATGCACTCTCTTCTCGAAG CAATTTAGGGACGTTTCCATTGAGGTTTAATAAAAGTCATCATAGTGGGACAACACGAATTTTTCGAACgagtttaaaaataaatgcagaaaTTGAATATGTTAATGCTGAAGATGCAAAAAGACTTATATCAGACGAAGGGTACTCGATTGTGGATGTTCGAGACAAAAGTCAATATGAAAGAGCACACATTAAATCATGCAGAGCACACATTAAATCATGCAAGCATGTTCCTCTTTTTATTGAAAATACCGATAATGATCCAG GAACTATAGTGAAAAGGCAATTGCATAACAACTTCTCGGGTTTGTTTTATGGGTTACCATTTACTAAGCCTAATCCAGAATTCGTGCAGTCAGTGAAAAGCCAATTCTCGCCCGATAGTAAAATTCTAGTAGTCTGCCAGGAAGGACTCAG ATCTGCTGGTGCTGCAAACAAGTTAGAAGCAGCTGGATTTCAGAATATAGCATGTATAACATCTGGACTCCAATCTGTACAACCAG GATTATTTGATGTTGAAGGTTCTATTGAGCTAAAAGATGCTGGTAAGGCTGGTTTGGTTCAAGTACAAGGCAAAATTTCGGCCGTTCTTGGAACCGTACTCATTT GTGCATATCTTTTCATAACTTTCTTTCCAGATCAAGCAGAAAAGATCCTTGCATTGGTTCCTTCAAGTTAA
- the LOC139898667 gene encoding uncharacterized protein, which yields MPESPPPPTSEQQTSTPSELYIHTRREPFEHGLIPLQKLIFTDATQTLTSLRDKLLQNPIHKLHPHRINSSVFAETLQISHEHARLVFEIIASVHYSDSDPVVIAKPDDVDSVGVNVYDLIIFLYIQSYKRLLPKGHRDSAAVADVWPSTSAFDGFLSALTPLQLARSNVRRAMPSQSDEEAHQLSYIQKHLGNIISLLSDSVENTAEGEDSLVLTMEKFEHLSFLMYFGDKGSEKIPLSHNAPFFANSDPDMPAAPVPASQVRDWIEQNISSALEHISEKVAIKESGTPNASDSDATMADAYSNTPKASTSVNSSSNIEGISKQSYVKQSSELNSSFVKVINCHESVIYLLAPMKYVTIYGCSDATIVLGPVGKAVRIEHCERVHVISAAKRICIANCRECVFFLGVNQQPLIVGDNHKLQVAPYNTFYPQLEEHMKEVGVEASPNRWDEPIALGLVDPHDSISHPAGVSDCQTESATHLEPDQFTNFLIPNWFEGEGSGSTKDNPFPLPDVYMSSQKKNDKNLVEVKQILKETQLEDNRKRELSAALHVYFKDWLYASGNVRQLYCLQGE from the exons ATGCCGGAATCACCACCGCCGCCAACGTCGGAGCAACAAACATCAACACCGTCAGAGCTCTACATTCACACACGCCGTGAACCATTCGAACACGGTTTAATTCCTCTCCAAAAGCTCATCTTCACCGACGcaacacaaaccctaacttcaCTCCGTGACAAGCTTCTTCAAAATCCAATCCATAAACTCCATCCACACCGTATTAATTCATCCGTTTTCGCTGAAACTTTACAGATCTCACATGAACACGCGCGCCTCGTGTTTGAGATTATTGCGTCCGTACATTATTCTGATTCGGATCCGGTTGTGATTGCGAAACCTGATGACGTTGATTCCGTCGGTGTTAATGTGTATGATCtgattatttttttgtatattcaatCGTATAAGCGATTACTTCCTAAAGGACATAGGGATTCTGCTGCTGTTGCTGATGTGTGGCCTTCTACTTCTGCATTTGATGGCTTCTTATCTGCTCTTACGCCGTTACAG CTTGCGCGCAGCAATGTTCGTAGGGCTATGCCATCACAATCTGATGAAGAAGCTCATCAATTATCCTATATACAGAAGCATCTGGGCAACATAATATCTCTATTATCTGACTCTGTTGAAAACACTGCTGAAGGCGAAGATTCACTG GTTTTGACAATGGAAAAATTTGAGCATTTATCATTTCTgatgtattttggcgataaaggatCAGAGAAAATACCGTTGAGCCATAACGCTCCTTTTTTTGCTAATTCAGATCCTGATATGCCGGCTGCTCCGGTTCCTGCATCACAGGTTCGTGACTGGATTGAGCAGAATATATCTTCTGCCTTGGAACATATCTCTGAAAAAGTTGCTATTAAAGAAAGTGGGACCCCTAATGCTTCTGATTCGGATGCTACAATGGCTGATGCTTATTCAAACACACCTAAGGCCTCAACCAGTGTTAATAGTTCCAGTAATATAGAGGGGATCTCTAAACAATCATATGTCAAGCAATCTTCTGAACTTAATAGTTCTTTTGTAAAG GTCATAAATTGTCATGAATCTGTCATATATCTATTAGCTCCAATGAAATATGTCACCATATATGGATGCTCTGATGCAACTATAGTGCTTGGTCCAGTTGGAAAG GCTGTAAGGATTGAGCATTGTGAGAGAGTTCATGTGATATCAGCAGCAAAGCGTATCTGTATTGCTAATTGTCGTGAATGTGTATTCTTTTTGGGGGTAAATCAGCAACCACTTATTGTTGGTGATAACCATAAGCTGCAG GTGGCACCATACAATACGTTCTATCCGCAGCTGGAGGAACACATGAAAGAAGTTGGTGTTGAGGCTAGTCCTAACAGATGGGATGAGCCAATTGCACTTGGTTTAGTTGATCCACACGATTCAATATCACATCCTGCTGGTGTATCTGATTGTCAAACTGAGTCTGCTACTCACTTAGAACCTGACCAGTTTACCAACTTTCTG ATCCCCAATTGGTTTGAAGGTGAAGGATCTGGGTCCACAAAAGACAATCCATTTCCATTGCCGGATGTGTACATGTCATCTCAAAAGAAAAAT GACAAGAACTTGGTTGAGGTTAAACAGATACTGAAAGAAACACAACTGGAAGACAATAGAAAGCGGGAGCTATCAGCTGCACTACACGTCTACTTTAAAGACTGGTTATACG CCTCTGGGAATGTTAGGCAACTGTACTGCTTACAAGGAGAATAA